TTGATTACTTTTGCCTTGTTATTTTTCGGTTGTGTGTGGTATAGCTAGTGCCCGTATCACCATTTGTGCCAATTTTATTGTCTTCTCTTAGTTCAAGTAGATTGGAAAGATTTAGACTTAGGTTGTTTCCGCTATTTGCCTAGTCGTACAATTTGGTATTGCTTGTTTCTTCCCAACATCGAGCCTAACCTTTAATGGTTGGGGAAAGCATTACCCTCGCCTCACTTCCTATTCATTTGTGGGTCTGGACCCAAGAGCCTTTATTTTCAAGAGGTGATTTCGAGAATCAACCAACGGAAAAATCCGTAGCCCAGGTGACTCACAACCTCCCTCTCGCTCAAATAAATGAAATGGGATGAATCAAATCAATAAGCTTTTTGATTGTAGTATCATAGATATGTAACTTTTTATCATCGGTTGCAATTTTGTGAACACGAGAGTTAGAGATTTTTAAGTTTtataaacctgcttatgactttCTGTTTCATAACCCAAAAATCCCTTGAGGTGTTAGCTGGCGCATCCCAGTTGGCGCACAAGTTTGAAATTTGGAGTATGAACATGCCTTTTTACGACCCTCACTTGAATGCAAACTTTAGTCACCGGCAAAATTTGATGCAAAACTTAAGTTAACAGCAAAGTTCGAATTTGTGATGTGTCCTTACCACAAATTCCGCCTCTACTTCCTGTGTTTGTTGAACCAAAGCCCTTTGTATCAAATGAATGTCAACTGTGCAACTCTCGTTCCTTCTCCTAATGCCGTCGGGTTTAATCATAGATCTATAACTTTAAACTCTACAACGAGAGCTTAACTGACAATAAAGTAATTGCCAACTCCAAGTGACAAACAAATAAGATTAGTTGAATCATTAAAACAGCATTGGTTTATATCTCTCAACCAAAAGTGAGTCTTGATCAGTTGAAATTAGTGATAGAGAGCATGCTGCTTACAATTGCTCACAGACTACGGTATTTCAACAACATTCTGATTGACGCAGAGAGCCTAACGTTGAAGAAAGAGCATATCAGTTGGATGGtcaatttttcaaaacaaaaatctCAATTTACAAAAAATTTCTTGCTGAAGAATCTCATACTCGTCGCGACCAACAAAAATCATACAATCTCATATCCTAGATGAATGAATTAGAAATTGCCACCATATAACGCTTTATTCCTAAGATAAACCAAACTTCCTTTTACTGGAAGACAAATTGTAGGGCATAAAGCTTTCAAGAACATATTTGCTTATATCATTTCTTACTTGTCCAAGAACCACaggaatcaatactccaaaagaCGTCGAAGCACTTCAAAATTTTATCTACAAGCAATTGGACCTACAGAATGAAGccatacccaaaaaaaaaaaaaaaaaaaaaaaaaaaaaacatagtcATAGGTGCTAAACCAATTTAACATAGAGAAAATAGAAAACAGTCAAAACCACAACTTGTTTTGCTAAGGACATTAAGTTAGAATATTCGAACAAATTATACCCCTAAACTTGATGAGGTTACATAGTCGGGGCAAATGTGCAAGATGGTAATCTGAATGGTCATTCAATCACTAGAAAAATCTTCATAACTCAAATCTTCTGATATATTATCCAACCCGTTAATGtctgccaaaaaataaggaacagaTATAAGTACTGGTACACTAAGCTGAAGAATTCAATGTTACATGCCACACAACTACCTTGATGTTCTGCCCTACCCTGAGGGTCCAAAAAATTGTTAGTATCTGTTGCAAGGAACGCTGACCCAGAGTAGCCCTCTAGAATATCTGTATAGAACAGAAAGTCAAAACATATAACAATGTAAAAGCGAGCAAGATATAAATCCAGAAGAGAAGACAGGCGCAAACCAGAACTGTTAGTAAAATCAGCTGTTAAGTCCGACAAACTGAAGTTTCGAGGAATCTGTCCCAagaaaccaaaggaagaagtatcaGCGCCCAAGCCGTTTCCGTTCAGAGCTTGTGAATTTGATCCTACATTGCTGAAAGGTGGAACAGATGGATGCCCAATTCCAGGACGAGCCTCCAGGACATTGCTCTCACTACCATATAGGAAGCGCGAGTCGCCTGAATAACCAGCTGATTTGATCATCCCATCATTCGGTCCTTGCATCATTCCCAGGTTTGAGCTTTGAGACAATAGCATGCTTGGTGATACATCAATTCTTCTTGCATGATCAGAAACATCGATAGCAGCTTGCACATATGATTGGACTGGGGATTCACCATTTGTGTAAATATGAGGTGAATTGCCATTAATTGTCTGGTGCATGTTCTCAAGCTTTACATTTTGCCCAGCATGCTCTGTTGCTTGCCATGTTGAGTTCTGTGGCACTGTCAATACGTGATAGcacataattttttttcttacaGTAAAGTATTTTATTGGATGAAATTGTGCAACGTTAAACAATAAAACAGGTTTACAAATGTATAAGACGTGTTTAATTCCGAGCGATGTACACTCCATGCTGAATCCGGACAAACATAAAAAGGGAAAGCTAAAATACCATACTTATCTCACGTTTGACGTGAAACTAAAGCAAACAATCCAAAAGGAAAACAGGAGTGGATAGTTCGTTTATCCGGGACTGGAGTTTGTCTTCCCGAAACAAGAACAGCAAACATGATGTTTTCAACCAAGCACCATTTGAACTCTCATTAGATGTCCTTCAAACTTCAGAAGAGATTAACAATCCCTGATAGAACTATTCTTCATAAAACAATaagataaagaaaaaattccATATACACTTCCTAATCAGGTAGACAGCTTTCTTTACAATCCATAATAAAAGTGTGGAGCTTGATGATAGGCAATTCCCTACCTTTGCACTTAGCCATATGTCCAACAAGAGTTATCACAAGTGAATTTATTGTAACTAACAACACAACCTGCTTTATAATGTTCATCAAAAAACCTGTCTTTCGATTTAGTATAATGCTAGTCAATCAAATGCAGAAACTTGCCCAATATACATGATTAATACCAAATATACCATTACAGGTGATGGGgttctcttttcttattttttttctttccattttttctCCATTGGAGGGGGAGCAAGATGCGGTAGCAGATAAAGCACGGAAACAGAATATTTACTCATGACTTTAGCCACATGTGAGCTTAAATGGTTAAACCAGTTTTTTCTACATTTGGAATGTCAAAGTGGTGAACTAATAAAACTGACTTTTAACAAACAAGCCGCACAAAGTATTGCTTCACATTTCATGTTTCACAAAAGAAGCAGATAGCAGTAGATTGCCATTTTATGATCAAGCCAGGATGTATTGCCACACCTTCATCGCTTCAAATGACCAACTACTGTATATCCTAATAAATCACTTCGAGGCTCCAAAATTAATCACACCAGCGACAAAGACTGAATGATATATAAACTGCATCTTGAGGGGCTCGTTTGcaatatttgaaagtatatatcaGTTAAAAGTTttgattagtttcttttctttttttttataaccaAGTAATCTCTTATGAGTTAGTTCGCGCAATCTCAGTTGGCTCACAGGTTGAAACTTGGGGAGTATGGGCCCATCCCTCTACCATGGTACCTCTTACATACTAGGCTTTTTGTCGATGGTAGAGTTCGAACTCGTGGAGACCCTATCCATACATACCCTGTTGTGTCCTAACTACCGAACCAAAACCATCTGGACAAGATATGAAAATAGTATGTATCAATTAAGAATATTTATGCCCGTAACATCTTTTCGCATTTTGGTCTAAGTAAATGTTACTTAAAACCCAATATCTTAAGGGAATAATCAAGCTGAACATTCCTAAAAATGTCTCATTCCTTTATCATTCAACAGTTTTTAATTTTGGAAACAAAACCAAGGGCATCAAATTAAAGTACTTATGAATATAAGAACAAAAACTGTAAAAGCCTAGAAATGTACATTATCAGTTAACCATAAGTCCAAAGAACAGTAATGTTGTCCTAATAAGATGGGATGTCAATAATGTATTCAGGTGATTGAAGGATCTATCAACTTCATTAACTTCCAGATGGAAAACTTTGGATACATATCCAAAGtttttgcaaagaaagatttTGAGACTGCTAACATGATACTGTGGAGAAAGCCAAAATTtcatttattgctccctctatttctATCAAACTTCTACTCAGTTTCACAATATGAAGATCAAGAAACGAATTTTATCATATCCACCAACTCTGACAAGTGCCCACAGTCTCATACTGAAAACACAACCACAGCGCCCAAAGACAGATCCCTCTCGGACACTTTTTCTGATAAAATCCTTCCCACAACTATCCATATGATTTACATTTCATCTTCCACTTCAAAAGCCTCAGACCTTTCCTTTTGACTATCCAACCCAAAATCGTAATAGGGCAATAGTATGAAAAATTAAAGCAAGGAAGCTGAAAACTGGAAAAGGGTGGGGATCTATGACGAAGTTCACAAAAGAAGAATGATAGCAGAAAATTATTTCCAAGACGACCAATAGGGATCTATGATATTCATGTCTTACCTGGTTGAATCTGAGATCCATTAGAAATGGGGACGGATCCAGTTGCATACATCTGCATTGCCTCGACCTGTCTCTGAAGTAAGTCATTGAATTTCTGAATTTGATCCTTCACTATCAACCTCAAATAATAAGCCCTGAAAAACTCCTGGTTTTCTTCTTCAAGCTTTTGCCAAACTGGAAAAGAGATCAAGATGTCAAATTTATCTTCCAGTAGACACACATGGAGCACATAGATCACAACCAGCTACTTGAGATAAGAAGGCCAAGCAGAGTCTGAAAGAAATTCTATAAATAATTTCAGATATTTTCATCTCTATCAGAATTaagcttaaatatttaattttcgaCAGGTAACTAATACTTCTCCGAAATATAAGTAGGGGGAAAACGCCTTCCATTAAAAGGGAAACGATCTTCTAACAATTTTCTGCCTGTTCATCATAATAATGCTCATAACACGtcaatttttctattttatttcctCATGGTCATATTGTCTTCCAAATTCagtaatttttatgaaatttgagAGTACAGATAAATATGTTACCTGCAAAAGTCAAAAGCATAATAttggcaaaatatgaggaacagaATGGTAAGAGAGAGTATGCACCAAGTTCGGTGAAATCGGGCTCAATCTTTGCCTGATGTAAGAGGGTGTTAACAACTTCCTTCTGGTTCATGTAAAGCTGTAAACATCTTTCTATGAGATTTTGCACCTGAAATCAAAGGACGTCAGTGTTAGGAGAGCAAAGCTTGTGCAATGCAATTTTAAAATACGAAAGAACTAAATTTGAACTCCAAATCATTATTAGTAAGAATGAAGTAAAAGATGCGAAAAGTTATCTCACCAACAAAAATTAAAGGTTCTAATTATTGCCATGAAAACCTTTcttttttgggggggagggggaatAAACCACCAGAGAAACCCAATAGAACAAGAATGGCAGCAACATTATCTGAACTGAGAAAGAGAAAACACGGAACTATAAACCTATGACAGATTC
This DNA window, taken from Nicotiana tabacum cultivar K326 chromosome 15, ASM71507v2, whole genome shotgun sequence, encodes the following:
- the LOC107762159 gene encoding uncharacterized protein LOC107762159 isoform X2; amino-acid sequence: MSSGEVKKVSREDIQLVQNLIERCLQLYMNQKEVVNTLLHQAKIEPDFTELVWQKLEEENQEFFRAYYLRLIVKDQIQKFNDLLQRQVEAMQMYATGSVPISNGSQIQPVPQNSTWQATEHAGQNVKLENMHQTINGNSPHIYTNGESPVQSYVQAAIDVSDHARRIDVSPSMLLSQSSNLGMMQGPNDGMIKSAGYSGDSRFLYGSESNVLEARPGIGHPSVPPFSNVGSNSQALNGNGLGADTSSFGFLGQIPRNFSLSDLTADFTNSSDILEGYSGSAFLATDTNNFLDPQGRAEHQDINGLDNISEDLSYEDFSSD
- the LOC107762159 gene encoding uncharacterized protein LOC107762159 isoform X1, with translation MSSGEVKKVSREDIQLVQNLIERCLQLYMNQKEVVNTLLHQAKIEPDFTELGAYSLLPFCSSYFANIMLLTFAVWQKLEEENQEFFRAYYLRLIVKDQIQKFNDLLQRQVEAMQMYATGSVPISNGSQIQPVPQNSTWQATEHAGQNVKLENMHQTINGNSPHIYTNGESPVQSYVQAAIDVSDHARRIDVSPSMLLSQSSNLGMMQGPNDGMIKSAGYSGDSRFLYGSESNVLEARPGIGHPSVPPFSNVGSNSQALNGNGLGADTSSFGFLGQIPRNFSLSDLTADFTNSSDILEGYSGSAFLATDTNNFLDPQGRAEHQDINGLDNISEDLSYEDFSSD